The Phragmites australis chromosome 13, lpPhrAust1.1, whole genome shotgun sequence DNA window AGAATCTCATTTAGTGACTTTTAGTAGTGTCTACCACTTTAGCAAGATTGATTTTGTCCTTGCAAGAGAAAAGGATATACATACTTACTTAGATTGTAAGGTGATACTTGGATAATGTGTTGTCTCTCAACATAAGCTTGTGGTGGCTGACTTTCTTTTCCGCATACGTGTTCAATGGGAAGAAGTGGAAGCTCAAAGAAGATACAACACAAAATTTTAAGAAGAGGGTTATTAACGAGGGCTCTTGGAAGGAAggagaaaatgaaaatgatatgTGGATGAAGATGCAACTTGCATTAGAAAGGTAACTTCAGAGGTGTTTGGGGTGATAAAAAAAGCAGGTGCGAAACTAAAGACACTTGATGATGGAAAGAGGATGTTCAGaaggctatcaaggagaagaaagaatatTTTAGATGCTTACACCTTGATAAGAGTGCAAACAATATAGAGAAGTACAAAGTGGCAAATAAGACCGCAAAGAGCTGTGAGCGAAGCAAGGGATCGGGCTTATGAGGACCTTTATCAGTGGTTGTGCGATCCTCTTCTAACTCGGTGGCATATCTGGTCCATTGAATACGTCAAGTGGTCTGGTGGTTATCTAAGGCGAGCCGCAGCTGTCGGGGTGATTGCATCCTCCTGAGTAGGCTATGGGGCTTCGTGAGCCAGTCATCTGGACTGGCCATAGGTCCCCCAATGAAGTAGTAGTAGGTAAGAACATTCTCGACTGCCATTGTGAACTTGTCATTAGAAACACTATTTTTAAGAGCCAAAAACACGAATACAaggaaatcaattttgttaaaatGATATAACATACTTGGTAAGGATCCTATCCACCCTGGTGTCGACACAAAAGTGAGCCTAGGTTGTGGCACCTAGGACAATGTCCCCTTTGCATAGGTGAGGGGCTCAACGGAGTACGTGGTGGTGGAGACATCCTAGATGGCTCAACCACGTCATCACATCTTGCACGATAGGGAGAATGACGTATGGCATCATGACAGTGCCGTGCAAGGCGATGTAGACATATGACCAGCTCAGGCTAGTCCACTCTTGGTGTATCCTAGCTCACCTGGTATGGTAGGGAAAGTAGGTTGTCTCCCACCTTCTCACAGATGTTCATCTATAGCTCAGTTAAAATTAGAAGTTATGGAATATTTTACAATTGATGAATAGATGTTTGGCATACTAACCAACTCATTATATGCGGCAGGAGGGCGCATGGCGAACGTGTCGCTAACACTGGCCTGGTGGGAAAGCCCACTCTACTGCTCCTGGAAGCACCTCCACCGCGTGGCCTCATGGAACCAACAGAGGTTTGTCAGGTACGTTGAGGGGTCGTAAGGCCCTGTAGGCTTGTAGAAGTCTGTGTCAGCCTGCAGTCAATCATCCACCCACTCTTGCGGCTTCATGGTGAACGTAGCTTCGTGCTGCATACCAAACCCCTTCCTTGATAGCCTGAAAATAGAAATATTATGTCACCatatttaagtaaaaaaataCTAATCAAACTGTAGTGCAAAATACAACTTACTTCTGAATGGCATCTGGCAAATGATGCACCCTCAGCCAAGGAAACTCTTGGTACACCCCGAACTACCGGAGAACACGGTCCAGTTTGTATGGCTCGATATGGATGTGGAACACGAGgttcctccttgtcatccaaaAGCCACTATCAGCACTACAAAGTGAGCTGAAGCCGAACAGGGCACCAGGACGAATTATGGCCATCATTCACCGTTAGACTCTCCATAGAAAAGTTACTCTATTGACCCAACACATCCTTCTCCATGTCTTACTCACCACCATCAAGAAATTTGAGGAAATCTTCATTATCTAACTCCATCTACTCCACAACCTCCTCATTGTCCTCACCTTGATCGACGAATAATGGGGAGGGATATTGTTCATCATCTAAATCTTGCGCCTCAGCCTTGATCACCGACTTAGTAGCCACATATTATTGTTTTGTTGTTGCCATAATTTTGTCCACCTCCACGGGGGCACTTGACTCGTCTTCTCCAAAACCTAtcattctccctcctatgagtATGACATGTCAGAAACTCCATTCCAACCCCAACCTCACAAATTTCCTCCACTACTTTGTATTTTCAAGCTCCTGTATATCCCACTTCCACCCAGTTGCATATCACTTAGGTAGTATAATCCTGACCGACAAACGCTACTCCGACAGACGAATGTGCAACACATCATATAACATCCCTATCACTTGATTGCGTCGTATTTCACTAGGATTATTGAGATCAACCTCCACACCCAAGAAATTTCTTAAATCTACCCCACTCTTGCATTGTTGAACATATCATTCTCGATAATACACACTAAAAATCATGTCTCCTAACACCCGTGGTCGAAAATCATATTATTATATGTTAATTTGTTCCAATTCATAAATTTATTCGTAAATCATACTAAAATTGTTCCAATATTATTCTATAATTATTCCAACAATTCCAAAAAGTATTCCTAAACTATATAAATTTTTTCCTAAATCATGCAAAATTTATTCCTAAATCACGCTAATATTCCTAAAACTATTAATAAATCACACTATAATTTCTACAACTACACGAAATTTATAAGCTATTCTAAATTATTTCtaaattttctaaactattATAGACtattctaaaattttgaaatgactctaaaattatttataaaattcctaaactattttaaaattatttctaaaatttttaaacctcctcctcccttcctattctcatctcctctcttctctcacgTGCTCGTGGATCTACTCATTGGAATTGAAAAGATCAAATGGGTGACTCCCCTCGCCCATTATACAGGGTATCTATCGTTACATGGCCTGTCGCTACATGGAGTAACGACAGGACCTATAGGCATGCCACATGTCGATAAATACTCTATCGCACTGCCAATTAGAATTAAAGCGGAGGCTCACCACTTATAGAAGGTCCAAATGACAATATGTACCTATCGATATTTCACCTGTCGATAGATTTCTTGTCAGTATTTTGCCTACCAACAGGGTACTATTTTagcaatttttcaaaaactgttttttttacagttttctattaaattaatattatttttaaaaaatcgtcAAGTGATTAAGGAGGTACTCCCTAGTCCCTACAATGAAAAAATAAGTGACGTTTTGGCTAACAATATCTTGTGTTCTGAGATTGAACATTAAAACGATATGAGTATATTCTTCTGGAGAAGTGTTTTTTATAAATGTCTTTTGTTGAGCTTGAACAGTTGAAGCGCTACCCCCTACTCCTCGCCGGAGATGCCGCCGGAgacctcgccgccgacgccaccTCCCCCTGCCCCTCACACCCTCGCCTCCCCGCTCGGCATACCCGTCCCCGCCCCCACCTTCCCGCCCGAGCCGGCGCCCCCGTGGCGGGACCAGCTGACCCTCCGGGGCGTCGCCGTCGCGGCGGCGCTGGGTGCGCTGCTGTGCGTGGTGATCCACCGCCTCAACCTCACCGTCGGGGTCATCCCGGCACTCAACGTCGCCTCGGGCCTCCTCGCCTTCTTCCTCTCGACCGCGTGGCGGGCCGCCGCCGAgaggctagggtttggcggCGGATGTCCGTTCACGAGGCAGGAGAACACCGTCATCCAAACATGCGCCATCGCCTGCGCCGGCCTCGCCTTTAGCGGTACGTGACTAGGGTGTGAATTATCACTTATGTCCCCTCATTTCAGTTGATTTTTGCGTACGCTGCGAAAAGCGTGAATTGTCATTAGAGGCAAAATGTCACATTGTTGCTCAGCATGTTGCGAAAGCGTATGCTTGGGTTAGTTTTCAAGTTGTTAATACAATTCAAGTTGTCTTCGCTTTAGCAATTTACTGTGAATTCTTGTGTGATTAATGGACATTTATTCTTTGTAGGGTGTTCAGCCTCGTACATCTTTGCGATGGACAGGAAGACTTATGAGCTTGTGGGACCAGACTATCCGGGCAATCGAGCCAAGGATGTTAGAGATCCTTCACTTGGTTGGATGATCAGTTTCCTGTTCCTCATTGCTCTCCTCGGGCCATTTAGCGTTGTCGTGCTGCGGAAGGTACCTTTTTTATTCTTGAAAAATCTTGCAAGAGGAGGATATAAGAAAGAAATGATGATATTCACATTGTGCTCACACATTTTCATCAGCTTTATCTTCATAATTGTTCAGTACATGTTTATACATTTAAGATTAAACCACTCAAGATGTTCACACACTTTTAGCCCTTAGTTATTAATCTGGTGTGTTGCTATTTCCTAAAAACAGGTTTGAAACTTGTCACTGCAGGTAATGGTGATTGATTACAAGCTTGCATTCCCTGGTGCGACAGCTACAGCTCTGATGATTAATAGCTTGCATGGAAAAACAGAAGGTGATCATGCAGGGTAAGGCAACAGGTACTCACCTAAGTGATGAAATAAGGACATCATGCCTTTTGTGATTCATGGTTGCAAGTATTTCATCACTGATTCAGAAACAAGAACTCTTTTTACTAGAGAACCAACCACAAGAATATGTATCTTGATGAGTTAAAGCATGATTGCATATCGTACatactaatgattttttttaaaaacaatacATAAACCTGTGAATTAGACAATTCCCAATGCATGAAAAAAGGAACAAATACGATCTATATGGCTAAAAAACAGATATACTAAACTGTATCTATTAGAAATTAGACAGGAATGGATCAAATACTTTATCTCTGCACACTGTTAAGCCACATCCATGCTTGGCCCATTTGCTCTTTGGTGTCAGCACCAAAGGACCGATGTGCAGACAGTGTGGTTATTTTGTACCCTAACAAATGTTGCCACATGTCCATATATGATTGTAGGAGTTCTAAAGTTATGTTTCTGATTTCACATGCTTGTGTTATTCTATTATTTTGCAGGAAAAAAGTACATTGTCTTGTAAAGTACATGAGCATTAGTTTTGGCTGGAGCTTCTTTAAGTGGTTCTTTAGTGGTGTTGGTGACTCTTGTGGTTTTGGCAATTTCCCCACATTTGGGCTTGATGCCTTTAAGAATACGTAAGTTCTCATAGtaccatcccccccccccccctcccaacTTTTCATCACATAGTTATTGCTGTGATTGTCCACATCAATTTACTGGTTGATTGTGATAACCTATGAATGGTATTTGTCCGATGTGTTTATTATGGATAGATCTTTTATTCAGCATTTTCTTTTGAGCTGTGTTTTTATCTAAGTCAGCATTGTGATTTTGTCATTAGGCTGCTTAGATAGCTGTATTTTCTCAAGATTTTTAATGCTCATCAAGGAAGACTTAAGATTGATTGACTCACCATAATATAGATATGCCCAAGTCCTATAATATATGAGATGTGTGAGGAAGTCAAGAAAACATCATTTTATCtgaacttttcttttttgtattCTGGCAGGTTTTATTTCAACTTCAGTCCTAGTTATGTTGGGTTTGGTCTTATTTCCCCCCATATTGTGAACTGCTCGGTTTTCCTTGGGTCAGTCATATCTTGGGGTTTTCTTTGGCCATTTATCAGCGCACAAGCTGGACACTGGTACCCAGATAACCTTAGTAACAGTGACTTCAGGGGCCTGTATGGGTACAAGGTATATTCCTGTTTTCTTTGTATTCAATAAGTGTTTTTTCTCTTCTGTTGCAATCACGCTAGCTGAATCTGCAGCTATATGTGAAAATTGATTCTTTTTTATGAGATTCTCTCGCAAACTACTGTCCTGCTGTTAGTAGTCAGTATGATTAATGCACATGGGTCTCTGCAAGTGACTTCTGTTTCATGGATCTGGATAATGATTTTTTAACCTGCAATATTATTTAAGTGGTCATGCCGTCATGCTTGATTTCCTCATATTCCTGCAGGTCTTCATAGCCATTTCTATCATACTTGGAGATGGCCTCTACAATTTAGTTAAGATATTTGTCATCATTGCTAGGGAATTCTGCAatgtgcaatcaaaacaacaTGATCTGCCTGTTCGAGCTCTGGAAGGTAACATGTTACTTCTTAGTTGTGATGCAATGCGTTCACCACATGCTGTGAGATGAATTTGTGGCATGAGAGCATTACTTGTACAATATATATAGGTCATTTCCTATTCCCTATTACAAAATGCTTACCTCTTCTTCGCTTTTAATGCATATTGTGTTTTATACTTTTATTGCTTTCAGCATACCATCTTCCCTAGTTATTTGTCCAATGTTAGTCTCATGGTATTTTTGCAGATGATGAAAGCTCTGAACAATTAGCAAATGAGAAATTACAAACTGAGGTATTCCTCAAAGATAGCATATCTCCTTGGTTTGCTGCTTCTGGTTACATTGTACTCGCAGCAATATCCACCACCTCTGTGCCCATCATATTTCCCCAACTCAAGTGGTACCTTGTCCTCTTCTGCTACTTCCTTGCTCCTGCCATTGCCTTCTGCAACTCCTACGGGATGGGTCTCACGAACCTGAACCTCGCTCCCACCTATGGCAAGATCGCCCTCTTTGCATTTGCCTCACTCGTTGGCAGTGATGGTGGCGTCATTGCCGGCCTTGcagcatgtggcatcatcatgtCAATCGCCTGCTCCACAGCTGATCTCATGCAGGACTTCAAGAGTGGGTACCTGACCCTCTCCTCGCCGCGGTCGATGTTTGTCGCCCAGCTGATCGGCATCGCGCTTGGGTGCATCATAGCCCCACTCACACTGTGGCTCTTCTGGACGGCCTTTGACATCGGCGACCCTGATGGCGAGTACAAGGCCCCCTTCGCCATCATGTTCAGGGAGATGGCCATTCTCGGGATCGAAGGCTTCTCTGCGCTGCCATCGCACTGCCTCGAGATCTGCTGTGCTGCCTTCATCCTCGCACTGGCCATCTGCCTCCTCAAGGACATGACACCGGCAAATGTGTCTAGGTTCATCCCCATACCGATGGCAATGGCCGTGCCATTCTACGTCGGCGCCTATTTTGGCGTGGACATGTTCATAGGCACGGTGATCTTGTTCGCCTGGCAGAATATGAACCGGGAGGAGGCTGATGGTTATGCAGTGGCAGTGGCGTCCGGGTTGATCTGTGGAGATGGGGTCTGGAGCATCCCTTCTGCTGTTCTGTCCATCCTGGGAGTGGAGCCACCCATCTGCATGTCCTTCAGGCCCTCCTCTGCTTCCAGGTGAGATGGACCGAAGTTTGATTCTCTAGGCCATGTGTATTGTGTTTGTACCATTGGTGAGATCCTGTAAATACATACAAAGTAGGCATTTGCTGTACATCCTTCTTGTGGGTACATTCATGATTGTACAGATTTTAGGGCACTAGATCCATTGTTCCTCATGAATTGTATGAAACGAGATACACCCATTGCCTTTACTCCTCCTTTAGATGCTTCATCTCTCAATTATTCAAAAACATCACCGTTGATAATTTTCTCTTCCAAACGAGTAAACGTAGGATCTGTTTGGAAAACACGTTTCACACAAAATTACACTGTAATAGTTTCCCAAGAAAGGCCACATATGGAGTATTGTGTCAACATTTTTATTCTCTCGCGCTGCCGACTTGATCACAGGCCACCTGTTCTGTTCAGAAGTTCACAGGTAGCTCTCCGCCTCCAGGACGCCATTCCACGTGCCCAGCCCTCTGTGACGTGTCGTGCTGGGAGGACACATGCAGGTCCATGGAGCTCCACTCTCCATCTCGTCTCTCTCACATGACACAGGATTGTAGCACAAGACCAAATAGTGCAGAGGTGAGCAGCAGGAGAAGGCGGGCAGCCATGGAGATGCTGAGCATGCTGAAGGTGGGGTACACCATCCTGCGCAGCGAGACGCCGGCGACGGACCTCGTCAACACCTTCATGGACTGGGCGGCGCGACGGTCGCTCGTGCTCTTGGCCATCTTTCTCCCTCCTTACTACGTCTACAAGCTCACCACGTCAGCGTTCGCTGTCGTCACGCCGGAGAAAGTCGCTGGGAAGGTCGTGCTCATCACCGGCGCCTCCTCCGGCATCGGCGAGGTATGCCAGTTTTTCTGCACGCCTATCTCTGGTGAAACCGTTTATATACTTGACATTGAAAACTTTTATTACAAAGCAAAATTTCATGTCTCCAAATGCAGAGGTAAGTAATTTACAGATCTTTATAAGCTGCGGTATCAGGCATACTGAATAATTTTCACTCAAAAAAGACATACTGAATAATGCATGGTAAAATTCTAGTGTCACTGCATATTTGCATTGAACTACAGATAAAGTCTGAAATGAAATATGAATGGGGTAGGAAAATTATTTGACCATGCTTCTGTATTCCAGCAAATAGCTTACCAGTACGCAAAGAAGGGAGCAAGACTTGCTCTAGTGGCGAGGAGGGAGGGAAGCCTGCGTGAGGTGGCTGCAAAGGCGAAGGATGCCGGCTCACCGGACGTTCTTGTCGTTGCAGGGGACGTTGCAAATCCAGAGGATTGCAAGGGGTTTGTCCAGACCACAGTCGAACACTTTGGCCGGCGTAAGCTATATATGACTATTGACTGGTTTTCTATACTGATACAGCAAatgaaaaaaacaaacatgattTGATATTTAACTTCCGTCCTTCTTGTAGTGGATCATCTTGTGAACAATGCCGGTGTAGCAAATGTGTGTTGGTTAGAGGAAGTACCAGATGTTGCTGATTTCAAGCAAGTTCTGGTACGGTTAATCCCCTGTTCTTTGGACTCCTCAGAGTGAATGAGGATCAGTTGTGTTTCTCAACTCAATTCTAGACAATGTAGGTCAAGCTGCCTCTCCAATTGATGGTTCTGGATATCTGATCTGTTCGTGGCTTCGTGCTGCAGGCCGTGAACTTCTGGGGCGCAGTTTATCCAACTCACCACGCTCTTCCTCATCTGAAGAAGAGCGGTGGGAAGATCTTCGTCAACTCCTCGGCCGCGGCGGTGTTGGCAATGCCAAGAATGAGCTTCTACAATGTACATTTATCGACAATGTGcaacctttttttcttttcttgtgtaGACTATGAGCTTGCGTGCAGAATGACCTGATCTTCAACTTTGAAAAATCATTGCAGGCCAGCAAGGCTGCCGTCCTGAACTTCTTCGAGACGCTGCGAATTGAGCTCCGCGATGAGGTCGGCATCACGATCGCGACTCTGGGGTGGATCGAGTCGGAGATGACCAAGGGGAAGCACCTGTCGAAGGAAGGGACGGTGGAAGTTGACCAAGACATGAGGGATGTGAGTGCTAGATCTATATATGATGTATTTAaggatttaatttttttgaaggGAATATTTAAGGATTTAATGCAAACtactctgaagtctgaactccTAATTTAAACCATGTGTTTGGATTGATCAGGCTCAGGTCGGTTTGTTCCCGGTGGTCCGCGCCGAGCGGTGCGCCGAGGCCATCGTCGACGCCGTGTGCCGCGGCCGGCGCCACCTCACCGTGCCAATGTGGTACCGGGCGCTGTTCCTCTGGCGGATGCTCGCGCCGGAGGTGGGGGACTTGAGCCAGCGGGTGTTCTATCGTCGCACCGCCGGCACTCGGGGCAACCAGGCGAAGGCGAAGAGGTTCCTGGAGGTCACCGGCGCGAAGGGGGTGCTCCAGCCAGCGTCGCTGCAGAGCTCAGATATCAAACGGGAGTAACTAGGTAGTTAAGACGCTGCAACTGTCGAGTTCGTTGCATGCAGGCCTCTTGTGGATGAGGCAGAAAAGTTTCGCCGTCGTTTGCCCGGTACCTCCAAATAATGTGTAGAGCGAAATCAATCTCTGCTAAATAAAAAAGTTAGTTTTCGTGTCATTTTTTCTCTCTACTCTctttttatctaataaaaaaacgTTCGTCCTTCAGTTTCTCCGTCTCGTTACTAGCTAAGATATAAAtctatttaaatataaataaataaataaattagtatgaaaattagcaaataattttctcttttttaatcTATCTAAAATTAAGCTATAATATCATTTTCGACATATTCATTTGGTAGTCCAATAGCACTTCCAGacgtatatatatttttttataatttaagtTTATGTTTGATATTATCGTGTCTAACTTTTAGGTTTGCAGAATATTTACGTAAATGGACGAGTGATCGATCGGCTGTCACGTTTATGTGGCGTCTTTGTGCCTTGCGCCAAAGTTTTCatctccttttgtttttttgaaTGATCTACCTCGCACAAGAACGATACACGTACCGTACTTCCATTTCCTAGGCATGCACATTACATGATTCGAAATTTCGAATAGTATTTTTGTACTACAGTTTTGCCACGTTTTTCTCTTCC harbors:
- the LOC133887727 gene encoding probable metal-nicotianamine transporter YSL5; this encodes MPPETSPPTPPPPAPHTLASPLGIPVPAPTFPPEPAPPWRDQLTLRGVAVAAALGALLCVVIHRLNLTVGVIPALNVASGLLAFFLSTAWRAAAERLGFGGGCPFTRQENTVIQTCAIACAGLAFSGCSASYIFAMDRKTYELVGPDYPGNRAKDVRDPSLGWMISFLFLIALLGPFSVVVLRKVMVIDYKLAFPGATATALMINSLHGKTEGDHAGKKVHCLVKYMSISFGWSFFKWFFSGVGDSCGFGNFPTFGLDAFKNTFYFNFSPSYVGFGLISPHIVNCSVFLGSVISWGFLWPFISAQAGHWYPDNLSNSDFRGLYGYKVFIAISIILGDGLYNLVKIFVIIAREFCNVQSKQHDLPVRALEDDESSEQLANEKLQTEVFLKDSISPWFAASGYIVLAAISTTSVPIIFPQLKWYLVLFCYFLAPAIAFCNSYGMGLTNLNLAPTYGKIALFAFASLVGSDGGVIAGLAACGIIMSIACSTADLMQDFKSGYLTLSSPRSMFVAQLIGIALGCIIAPLTLWLFWTAFDIGDPDGEYKAPFAIMFREMAILGIEGFSALPSHCLEICCAAFILALAICLLKDMTPANVSRFIPIPMAMAVPFYVGAYFGVDMFIGTVILFAWQNMNREEADGYAVAVASGLICGDGVWSIPSAVLSILGVEPPICMSFRPSSASR
- the LOC133887730 gene encoding 11-beta-hydroxysteroid dehydrogenase 1A-like; amino-acid sequence: MELHSPSRLSHMTQDCSTRPNSAEVSSRRRRAAMEMLSMLKVGYTILRSETPATDLVNTFMDWAARRSLVLLAIFLPPYYVYKLTTSAFAVVTPEKVAGKVVLITGASSGIGEQIAYQYAKKGARLALVARREGSLREVAAKAKDAGSPDVLVVAGDVANPEDCKGFVQTTVEHFGRLDHLVNNAGVANVCWLEEVPDVADFKQVLAVNFWGAVYPTHHALPHLKKSGGKIFVNSSAAAVLAMPRMSFYNASKAAVLNFFETLRIELRDEVGITIATLGWIESEMTKGKHLSKEGTVEVDQDMRDAQVGLFPVVRAERCAEAIVDAVCRGRRHLTVPMWYRALFLWRMLAPEVGDLSQRVFYRRTAGTRGNQAKAKRFLEVTGAKGVLQPASLQSSDIKRE